The nucleotide window TTTGCCCGTCGGTCTCCCACGAATGGACGTGACGGCAGTCGACGACTGGGAGGCCGCCCTCTCCGACGCAGACCAGATCACGCCGGAGATTTTCGACCGCATCGTCGCGACCCACGGTGACCGCGGGCGGCGCGCGATCGAAGCCGTCGCTGAAGGGCGAGTGAAAGCCTACCGGGATTTCACCGTCGTGGTGGGCCACGCCGAAGAACACGTCGTCGAAGCCGACGCCTGTTCCTGTCCCGACGCGACGTACAATCTCGACGGAAGCGATCCCGAGCAGCTGTGCTGGCACGCCATCGCCGTCCGGATCGCCCGCGCGACCGATCGCGTGGACGATCACGACCTCTACTACGCCGACGTCGAGGATCTCCTCTGAACTGGTTTCAGGCGACGAGCAGTTCTTCACCGCGCTCGACGACGATTCGGCACGGCGGCGTCATCTTGTTGTACGCGCGTCGGTAGGCCTCTTTGACGGCGGCGGCCTGATCGACGTCACAGTACGCGGTGAACAGGCGGTCGTCGGCGGGGATTCGCGCGGCGGTGCCGACGATCTTCCCGAACGACTGGCGCATTCCGTCCGAAACACGGTCGGCCCCGGCCCCGGTCGCCTGTTTGTTCTCGCGGATGACCTGGTGGGGGAACTTCCGGAGGATCATCTTGTAGTTGTTCTCTCCGAGTTCCTTGATCAGGTGACGGTTCGCTGAGAGGCGCGCGGCCTCCAGTGAGCCGTGGCGGATCTGGACGGCCTCCTCGGTTTCGAGGCTGATCTGGACGGGGTAGTCGTCGGGCTCACCGGCGCCCATCTTGTGCTGTGCGATCTTGGATCCCGGGATTCCCGTGATGTACTCGCGACGGGTGTAGCTCGGCTTGTCGATGTCCCGGTACATCGAAGCAGGTTTTTCGGACATCGTCGTTCTTGGAGATTCGTGGCCGACCCGGCAGTTAAGGGTGTCGAACCACCGCGCGCTGTGGCGGCCAGCGGGTCCGGCGCGCCGGCCGTGTCCGCCCTGTCACGGCCCCGGTGTTCATCCGGGTGGCGCTCGTGGGTCAGGGCTATGAACATGCTCGTCGACGGTGAGTGGCGCACCGACGCGTATCAGATGACCGATGATGACGGCAACTTCACCCGTCAGCAGACCGCGTTTCACGATCGCATCGAGGACGACCCCGACGCGGAGTTCCCCGCCGAGGCGGGCCGCTATCACCTCTACGTCTCGTATGCCTGCCCGTGGGCGCATCGAACCCTCCTCGTCCGCGCGCTGAAAGGCCTGGAGGACGCGATCTCGGTCGACGTGGTCGACTCCTACCGTGGCGAGGACGGCTGGCAGTTCAGCCCCGAGCGAGAGGGCTGTACGACCGATTCGCTCTACGACAGCGACTATCTCCGCGAACTGTACGTCGAGGCCGATCCCGATGCGACCTGTCGGGTGACCGTGCCCGTGCTCTGGGATACACAGACAGAAACGATCGTCAACAACGAATCGAGCGAGATCATCCGGATGCTCGACACCGAGATGGGCGACGTCGCAAAGCGAGACGTCGACCTGTACCCCGAGGGCTATCGCGACCGCGTCGACGAGGTGATCGAGGCGATCTACGAGCCGATCAACAACGGTGTCTATCGCGCGGGCTTCGCGGGTTCACAGTCCGCCTACGACATGGCCGTCCGCGAGGTGTTCGACGCGCTCGCGGAGTACGACGCGTTGCTCGCCGACCAGCGCTATCTCGCGGGCGATCGCCTGACCGAGGCCGATATCTGCATGTTCACGACGCTCGTGCGGTTCGACGAGGTCTATCACACTCACTTCCGCTGCAATCGCGCGCACGTTACGGACTTCGAGCATCTCTGGGGGTATCTGCGTGATCTCTACCAGACGCCCGGGGTCCGGGAGACCGTCGAGATGAGCCACATCAAAGATCACTACTACCGCACCCACCCCGATCTGAACCCCAAGCAGATCGTCCCGATCGGGCCCGATCCAGAGTTCGAAGCACCCCACGACCGGGATCGACTCCCGGGTGGGCCGCCCGCGGCGCTGGAGTAATGCGGACGAGGGGGCCTCGAACCTGGAATACCGGGCCTTCTTGGGGTCGCTCATACAACGACGCCGCATGAGCCGAGCCGTCACCCTCGGTGGATTTGCACTCTTTTTGCTCGCGACTGCCGTCCTCGCTGGGGGCGTCGTGCTCACATCGGTCGGGAGCGCCCCGTCCGTCACGATCACGGACCCCGACCCCAGGGTTTTGATCGGGCCGGACTCCCCCAGCGAGGGGACTGATGGGGTCGTCACCTGTACGTCGACTGGCCCACCGCCGGGGTCGTACACCGTCACTGGAACCGTCACCCTCCAGCGGGGTGACGCAGGGGTCGGCACCGCCGCGGTCGATCTCACGGTGCGCGTTGGGAACGTCTTCCAGACGACCAGAACGGTCGATCTCGAATCGATAGAGCGCGTGATGCTGTACGAGGTCACGCCAGCGGATGCATCGATACCGCCCGGCCAGTCGATCGACGTTCAGATCACGGCCAGTCACGACGGTCGCACGCTCGATCGAACCACGGTGACCGTCGAGTCCCGGCAGGTCGAGGGCTGTTTCGACGAGTCCTGAACCGCCGGAGAGCGGTCTCCACGGATCCCGCCCGGTCGGCTGTGGCCGTCGGCCACTCGTGGTCCATCGAACGGCAGAATCGCAGGACGGATAAACGGCCGTTGACTACCGTCGAGTGCCTGCGAGCGAGGGTAGCCAAGCCCGGAAACGGCGGCGGACTCAAGATCCGCTCCCGTAGGGGTCCAGGGGTTCGAATCCCCTCCCTCGCATCGCAAGATGCGGGAAGACCCGGCGGAGCGGTCTTCCCTCGCACCATTTCACATTCATCCAGCCACATCTCCGCCGATCCGCTCCCGTAGGGTCCTCGTGAGCGAGGTAACGAGCGATCGAGGGCTCGGAAGACGTTCGAGCGGAGCGAGGCCCGACCGAAGTGAGGGCCTCGACCTGCGAGCGGTGAAACCGCGAGCGGAGCGAGAGCGTCTTCCGGTGGTCCAGGGGTTCGAATCCCCTCCCTCGCATCGCAAGATGCGGGAAGACCCGGCGGAGCGGTCTTCCCTCGCACCATTTCTCATTCCAGAGTGGCGATGCCGTATTCTCAGTGACGCTTCTGTAGCGGGATTCGAATCAGGGAAGGGAGCGAGCGAAGCGAGCGGACTGACCGTGGCTCGAATCCCCTCGCCCATCGCAAGATGCGGGAAGACCCGGCGGAGCGGTCTTCCCTCGCACCAGTAATTCCCGGAGTGGCGAGGCCGGGCAATCGGGTGAGCTCTGCCCGGGGGGAGTGGAACCATGCTTTTGATACCGCCACGACCGAACGGTTCGACGATGCGCATCTCGACCGCGGTCTCGTGGCTCGTCGTCTGCGCGGGCGTCGCCGCCCTCGGCGCGGTCGTCTGGACGGACCGGGTCGCCCGCGCGGTGGTCCCGCGCGCCGTCGGCGCTGGCCTCCTGGCCCTGCTGGTCGGCGTCACGCTCGGTCGGCTGGCGTCGACACGAACCCGCCAGGCCAGTACGGGACTCGGGGCGCCGCGCGTCTGGCCGGTGATCGTGATCGGTGGCGTCCTCGGGAGCGCGGTACTCGCCACGATCGGCGCGCTCGGCGGCGGTCTCGTGGCCCTCCCGATCGTCGAGGCCCCATTGACCGTCGAAGCACTGCGAACGACCCCGCTCGTCCGTCGGGCCGCGCTGGCTGGTGTCGTCCTCACCCACGCGCTCGCCGGGGCGGCGGGCCTCACGACACTCGCACACACGATCACACCCGGCGATCGGGTCGCGGCGACCGGGCCCGCGATCAGCCTCGCAGCGATCGCCGCCGCGGGGCTGGCACTCGCTCCGATCGGGACGGTCCCGATGGCGGGCCTGACGGTCGCGCTCGGGGCCCTCGGCGTCGGGCTGTACGCTCGCGCCCCGATCCGGGCGCTTCTCGATCGTCTGGGCCTGGACGCACGGGTCCTCCCGGCGCGCAGCGAGTGGGCCCACGACGCCGCCGACGCCGAACGCGCCCATCGCCGGGCTCAGAAGCGTGCGCCACCACTCGACATCGGAGAGACGACGAGCATCGTCGTCCAGGAACGCCTCGACGGCGGGCGACAGCTTCGCGGTGTGTACGAGGACTTTCAGGTCTTCGTCAAATGGGACGTGCCCCCCGACTGTGCGACCGGCGAGACGATCTGTGTCCGGATCGAAGACTACGGCACGAACGACGCCGGCCAGCGCACGAGCGGGCAGGCCCGCTTTCTCTCGCGTGGGGCCTGCTAGACACGACAACGCCTGCAGAAAACGGCGACGTCGCTCAGGCCGACTCGTCGGCCCGCGGGAAGTGCTCGATCGTCGCCGCGCGGAACGACTCCTCGTCGAACTGGTAGTCGCCGTCGAGCGTGTCGACGACGGTGTGGGCGTCACGCATGGCGTTTTTCAGGCAGGTCGACGCTCCCGGGGAGGGCGTAATGTTGAAGACGATGTTCTCCCCGACGATCTTGGCCTCGCCCATGTCCAGGCTCTTCCGTGAGGTGTCGACGATCTGCGGGCGGACGCCACCGTAGCCTTTCGCCCGGGAGATATCCGCGAGCGTGGCCTCTGGCACGACCTTCTGGACGTGCGGGAGGAACTGTCGGGGCCCGATCTCGGGCAGATCGTAGAGGAGATTCTTCAGCACGTAGGGGAGGAGCACGCTGTCGGCCAGCACGTTCGCGTAGCTGAGCATGGCCGCGGGGCTGAACCCGAACACGTCGAAAAAGTCCGGCACCGTCGAGAGTCGGCCGCGTTCGAGCGCGGGCACGAGTTTCGCGGTCGGCCCGAACCGCGTGATCGAGGGGTCGTGAACGTCGGCGTCGCCGTGGACCGCCGCGAACGGGAGTTTCTTCATCTGAAGCGTGTACACCTTGCCGTCGAGGAAGTCGCGAGCGGTGAAGAAACTGCCCGCGACCGGGAGGAGGACCTTGTCCTGGCCGTAGCCCAGTTCTTTGGCGATCTGGAGGCTGTGCGATCCCGCGGCGACGACCGCGGTCGAGCAGTCGAACCGTCCGTCGGTCGTGGCCATGGTGTAGCCGTCCCGCGTGGGCGTCACGTCCGTGACTTCGGTGTCGGTGTAGACGTCGACGTGGGACTGATCGCGGACTGCATCGACGAACGATTGGGCGGTCGCGCCGTAGTCGACGACGTAGCCGTCGGGCGTCTGGAGTGCGCGCAGCGTCGTTTCCGGCGGTCGCCCCTCGACGACGGCGGGTTCGATCTCGCGAATCTGTTCGCGATCGATCGGGCGGAGTTTCGGGAACAACTCACCGAAGCCCTCCTCGTCGTACCGCCGGTCGAGTGTTCGGGCCTCCTCGTCGCCGACGCCGAGCACCATCTTCGAGCGCCGGTCGTGGAACTCCCGGTCGGGGTCCTGGGCTTCGAGATAGCCCGCGAGCAGTTCCGCGCCCTCCTTGACGGAGTCGGCCTTCTCGAGGGTGTAGTTCGTCTCGATGTCGCCGAAGTGAAGCGTCTGGGAGTTGTTCGTGTGATGAGAGTTGATCGCGGCGATGTCGCGTTCCTTTTCGATCAGGGCGATCGACTCGACGTCCGTGAACTGCCCGACGGTGTAGAGCAGGGATGCGCCGCTGATCCCGCCGCCGACGATGACGAGGTCGTAGGTTCCAGCCATTGGTATGCGAAGAGTCGGACCCGACCGTGATAATGTCTGGCCAAGCGGTGGCTGTCGCCCCTGGCCGGTCCAGATCACCGACGACTCTCTGGGGGACCGACAGGGTATTGGCCACCACACTCCTCCCGTCCTGTATGACCGATGCCACCCGCCGTGCGGCGATGACCGAACGGGCCGCCCGCGCCGGCGGTGCCGTCGCCCGGGAGGCGTTTCGTGGGGCCTACGAGACCGAGACCAAAGACGGGAAAAACGACCTCGTGACGACCGCCGATCACGAATCCCAGCGCCAGATCGTCGCGACCGTCACCGAGGAGTTCACCGACGAACCGTTCGTCTGTGAGGAATCGCCCGACGGGCCCGCCGCGCCGACCCCCGCGGTGATCGACACCGACCCGGTTCCCGCACCCGACCGCCTCGAAGCGGTCCCCGAGACGGGGCCGGCGTGGGTCGTCGATCCGATCGACGGCACGAACAACTTCGTCCGCGGCCTGCCGACCTGGACGACGAGCGTCGCGAGCGTCGTCGACGGCGAGGTCGTCGCCGCGGCGACCTACCAGCCCACGACGGGTGACAGCTTCACCGTCGGCCCGGACAGCGCCACACGGGACGGCACTGCGCTCGCGGTGAGCGAGCGGACCGATCCCGAGGCCTTTACGGTCGCACTCACGGGGCTGTACGGCAGCGATCCCGCGATGATCGGTGGCCTCGTCGAACAGTCGGGCGAGGTCTTCGGTGATTTCCGTCGGCTGGGCAGCATGCAGGCGACGCTCGCGGCGGTCGCTGATGGCGGCCTCGACGGCTGTCTGACGCCCCACGACACGAACCCCTGGGACACGATGGCCGGCGTCGCGATGGTCCGGGCCGCGGGCGGGGCCGTCACCGACGTGACGGGTGAGCCATGGACGCCCGAAGCGACGGGGCTGATCGCCTCGAACGGCGCGGCCCACGATCGGTTCGTCGCGGTCGCTGAGCAGGCGATACAGATCGGACCGGAAGCCTGAACTGCGGGGCCGTCGGGGTTCCGACATGGATTATTCGCGTCTCGACCTCGTCCGCGCCTGGATCGCGACGGCGGTCGCCGGGCTCCTCGCGTTGGGCGGCGGATCGCTGCTCGCGCCGGGGATCGTCTACGATCGGTTCGTCTGGCAGTACTTCTGGGGCCCGGTCGTCGCGGACGCCCACGACGCCCAGTGTGCGATCCGGTCGGGTGGCGACGTCGTCACCCACACCACCGCATCGGCGTGTACCGCGGGTGCCGACGCCGTTCTCGCCCGGCCCGGCTACACCATCGTCTCCGAGGTCGGCTACGCCATCGTCGGTATCTTCGCACTGCTCGGCGTGTTGGCCGTGCTCCGCCGCCTCCAGATCGGGACCGACCGTCGCTTCGTCGGCGCGCTCGTCCCGATGATGCTGTTCGGGGGCTTTCTCCGGACGATCGAAGACGCCAACGACGCGGTGATCACTGCGACCGACGGCGCCGGCGCGTGGATCGCCTACCCGCTGAACACGATTCTCATCAGCCCGGTGATCTACGTGACGGTGTTCGTCGTCGCGCTGGCGGGCATCGTCGTCTGTCTGTGGCTCGAACGCCACGACTACGTCGAGCGGTACACCACGCCGCTGGCCGCCTACGGGGCCGCCGCGCTCGCGATCAGCCTGATCGTCCTGGCGTGGGGCGTGCTCGTCCGCCCCGAGATCGGCTTCTATCCACAGGTGCCGATTCTCACACTCGGGCTCGCGACCGCGATCGCGGTCGGGATTCATTACGCACTCGACCGGTGGTGGCCCGTGGTGACTGCCGGCACGGGCCTGGCCGGCCTGGCCGTGCTCTGGGGGCAGGCCGTCGACGGCGTCGCGAACGTCATCAACGGCGACTGGGCGAGTGCGCTCGGCCTGCCGGTGACCTACACGCCCAAACACCCCGCGAACCGCATTATCATCGACGTGACCCAGGCGATCTTCCCGGCGGACGTGGTCGCGATCATCGGCACGTCCTGGCCCTTTTTGCTCGTGAAACTCGCCGTCGCGATCG belongs to Halococcoides cellulosivorans and includes:
- a CDS encoding inositol monophosphatase family protein, which gives rise to MTDATRRAAMTERAARAGGAVAREAFRGAYETETKDGKNDLVTTADHESQRQIVATVTEEFTDEPFVCEESPDGPAAPTPAVIDTDPVPAPDRLEAVPETGPAWVVDPIDGTNNFVRGLPTWTTSVASVVDGEVVAAATYQPTTGDSFTVGPDSATRDGTALAVSERTDPEAFTVALTGLYGSDPAMIGGLVEQSGEVFGDFRRLGSMQATLAAVADGGLDGCLTPHDTNPWDTMAGVAMVRAAGGAVTDVTGEPWTPEATGLIASNGAAHDRFVAVAEQAIQIGPEA
- a CDS encoding FAD-dependent oxidoreductase encodes the protein MAGTYDLVIVGGGISGASLLYTVGQFTDVESIALIEKERDIAAINSHHTNNSQTLHFGDIETNYTLEKADSVKEGAELLAGYLEAQDPDREFHDRRSKMVLGVGDEEARTLDRRYDEEGFGELFPKLRPIDREQIREIEPAVVEGRPPETTLRALQTPDGYVVDYGATAQSFVDAVRDQSHVDVYTDTEVTDVTPTRDGYTMATTDGRFDCSTAVVAAGSHSLQIAKELGYGQDKVLLPVAGSFFTARDFLDGKVYTLQMKKLPFAAVHGDADVHDPSITRFGPTAKLVPALERGRLSTVPDFFDVFGFSPAAMLSYANVLADSVLLPYVLKNLLYDLPEIGPRQFLPHVQKVVPEATLADISRAKGYGGVRPQIVDTSRKSLDMGEAKIVGENIVFNITPSPGASTCLKNAMRDAHTVVDTLDGDYQFDEESFRAATIEHFPRADESA
- a CDS encoding DUF63 family protein — protein: MDYSRLDLVRAWIATAVAGLLALGGGSLLAPGIVYDRFVWQYFWGPVVADAHDAQCAIRSGGDVVTHTTASACTAGADAVLARPGYTIVSEVGYAIVGIFALLGVLAVLRRLQIGTDRRFVGALVPMMLFGGFLRTIEDANDAVITATDGAGAWIAYPLNTILISPVIYVTVFVVALAGIVVCLWLERHDYVERYTTPLAAYGAAALAISLIVLAWGVLVRPEIGFYPQVPILTLGLATAIAVGIHYALDRWWPVVTAGTGLAGLAVLWGQAVDGVANVINGDWASALGLPVTYTPKHPANRIIIDVTQAIFPADVVAIIGTSWPFLLVKLAVAIVVLWLFNEEFMDESPRFGVLLLIAIVAVGLGPGTRDMARATIGI
- a CDS encoding glutathione S-transferase family protein — its product is MNMLVDGEWRTDAYQMTDDDGNFTRQQTAFHDRIEDDPDAEFPAEAGRYHLYVSYACPWAHRTLLVRALKGLEDAISVDVVDSYRGEDGWQFSPEREGCTTDSLYDSDYLRELYVEADPDATCRVTVPVLWDTQTETIVNNESSEIIRMLDTEMGDVAKRDVDLYPEGYRDRVDEVIEAIYEPINNGVYRAGFAGSQSAYDMAVREVFDALAEYDALLADQRYLAGDRLTEADICMFTTLVRFDEVYHTHFRCNRAHVTDFEHLWGYLRDLYQTPGVRETVEMSHIKDHYYRTHPDLNPKQIVPIGPDPEFEAPHDRDRLPGGPPAALE
- a CDS encoding 50S ribosomal protein L16; the encoded protein is MSEKPASMYRDIDKPSYTRREYITGIPGSKIAQHKMGAGEPDDYPVQISLETEEAVQIRHGSLEAARLSANRHLIKELGENNYKMILRKFPHQVIRENKQATGAGADRVSDGMRQSFGKIVGTAARIPADDRLFTAYCDVDQAAAVKEAYRRAYNKMTPPCRIVVERGEELLVA